From the Brassica napus cultivar Da-Ae chromosome A8, Da-Ae, whole genome shotgun sequence genome, one window contains:
- the LOC106439020 gene encoding nucleoprotein TPR-like encodes MERRNEQTMIKRSKWQYPQVGLPTPRILQLPRRQSVRRSAAKGKTTTPSSSSSSSYSSSTQKDQRVKLEVLFHQERSFDRGGGPVVMDEGRRREKVAEGREIGGASSNEVDEAKWRFQTEMLRSECNLLRIEKEIALKKMERRKKRMEKTLRSAVNTLLSGKQRISEGKKESNVLEDEISYLIEKLNELKSPKVNKDMEEARNFRHNFDKKASVLKRELEKLDEGEVCVQGIQKMAEASFLVNSNNGNIDTLSSKMEALSILSKTIDLQDVSVQDKYTKKDCSRHCKAVMRKIADQVRAEADQWSQMQEMLVQVRNEMEELQSCRDFWQNRALESDSQIQNLHSSVEGWRKKALSSEAKLKNIQAEVCGLQEEIKRLRKEGNKLEPEKNKLPTESEKRVLICRLKENRHSNNGDWSKYSEGRTAKPSCSRQPLREIKNGSVAVTRQRNTTMS; translated from the exons ATGGAGAGAAGAAACGAACAGACGATGATAAAGAGATCGAAGTGGCAATACCCACAAGTGGGCCTTCCTACGCCGAGGATCCTTCAGCTGCCACGTAGGCAAAGTGTGCGACGGAGTGCAGCAAAGGGGAAGACAAcaacaccttcttcttcttcttcttcttcttattcttcctcGACTCAGAAGGATCAGAGAGTGAAACTGGAGGTTCTGTTTCACCAAGAGAGATCCTTTGATCGAGGAGGGGGACCTGTTGTGATGGATGAgggaaggagaagagagaaagttgcAGAAGGGAGAGAGATCGGTGGGGCGTCTTCTAATGAAGTAGATGAAGCCAAGTGGAGGTTTCAGACGGAGATGTTGAGATCAGAGTGTAACTTGTTAAGGATTGAAAAAGAGATTGcgttgaagaagatggagaggaggaagaagcgAATGGAGAAAACTCTTAGATCCGCTGTTAATACTCTCCTCTCT GGGAAACAAAGAATCTCAGAAGGGAAGAAAGAGAGCAATGTTTTGGAAGATGAGATAAGCTATTTGATTGAGAAACTAAATGAGTTAAAGTCTCCAAAGGTCAACAAGGACATGGAAGAAGCTAGAAACTTCAGACATAACTTTGACAAGAAAGCTTCTGTTTTAAAAAGAGAGCTGGAGAAGTTGGATGAAGGAGAGGTTTGTGTTCAAGGGATTCAGAAAATGGCTGAGGCTAGCTTCTTGGTCAACAGCAATAACGGCAAT ATAGATACATTGAGTAGTAAAATGGAGGCGTTGTCGATTCTCTCCAAAACCATTGATCTTCAAGATGTATCTGTACAAGACAAGTATACTAAGAAAGACTGTTCTAGACATTGCAAAGCAGTTATGAGAAAGATCGCGGATCAAGTGAGAGCAGAAGCTGATCAATGGTCACAAATGCAAGAGATGTTGGTTCAAGTGAGGAATGAAATGGAGGAACTCCAATCTTGTCGTGATTTCTGGCAAAACCGCGCTCTCGAATCAGATTCTCAGATACAGAATCTACATTCCTCT GTTGAAGGTTGGAGAAAAAAGGCTTTATCATCAGAAGCAAAGCTTAAGAACATACAAGCAGAGGTTTGCGGGCTACAGGAAGAGATCAAAAGATTGAGGAAGGAAGGTAATAAGTTAGAACCAGAGAAGAACAAGTTGCCAACAGAGTCAGAGAAGAGAGTATTGATTTGTAGGTTGAAAGAAAACAGACATAGCAACAATGGAGATTGGTCTAAGTACAGTGAAGGAAGAACAGCAAAACCGTCGTGCTCAAGACAGCCTTTGAGAGAGATTAAAAACGGTTCAGTGGCAGTAACAAGGCAGAGAAACACTACAATGTCATGA
- the LOC106442099 gene encoding uncharacterized protein LOC106442099, translated as MDYWKAHRTLICARELVRGSAESGYQELPVYLHMIREANPGTFTRLVVDSSDRFKYLFIAFGASIKGFPFMRKVVVVDGTFLQGKYKGTLLIASAQDGNFQIFPVAFAIVDTENDESWKWFFRQLSCVIPDDERLAIISDRHKSIGKAIAHVYPTASRGVCTYHLYKNVLLKFRGRELFGLVKKAANSYRPSDFETIFDEIKALHPALHGYLQKADVRKWARAHFPCDRYNLTTTNIAESINKVLSDARSLPVVRLIEAIRQMMTRWFSSRKIDANSMKTTLTRGVEKLLEGRVPYAKTLCVQQIDIHQYQVSSVSSTDIVNLTERSCSCRRFDLEKLPCVHAIAAAEATKLSTISLCHPYYLTNYLYNAYSVAVMPRDADTPVPANVAGKICLPPEVRQPPGRPKNSRMKSWFEKGENKKRPRKEHKCSICNQVGHNCKTCPVG; from the exons atggacTACTGGAAAGCTCATCGGACACTGATATGTGCAAGAGAATTGGTTAGGGGATCCGCTGAGAGTGGCTACCAGGAATTACCGGTCTATTTGCATATGATTAGAGAAGCAAATCCAGGGACATTCACTCGCCTTGTAGTAGATTCTAGTGACagatttaagtatcttttcatcGCATTTGGTGCTAGCATCAAGGGATTTCCATTCATGAGGAAGGTTGTTGTGGTCGATGGCACATTCTTGCAAGGAAAGTACAAAGGGACTCTACTAATTGCATCAGCACAGGATGGCAACTTCCAAATATTTCCAGTAGCATTTGCGATAGTCGATACTGAAAATGATGAATCATGGAAGTGGTTTTTCAGACAACTCAGCTGTGTGATTCCAGATGACGAAAGGCTTGCTATTATTTCTGATAGGCACAAATCAATTGGAAAAGCAATAGCCCATGTATATCCAACTGCCAGCCGGGGCGTTTGCACTTATCACTTGTATAAGAATGTCTTGTTAAAGTTTAGAGGCCGCGAGTTGTTTGGCTTGGTTAAAAAGGCAGCTAATTCATACAGGCCTTCAGATTTTGAGACCATATTCGATGAGATCAAAGCACTGCACCCGGCATTACATGGTTATTTACAGAAAGCAGATGTACGCAAGTGGGCGAGAGCTCATTTCCCTTGTGATAGGTACAACTTGACTACGACCAACATAGCTGAATCTATCAACAAAGTGCTTTCAGATGCAAGGAGTTTGCCGGTTGTAAGACTTATAGAAGCAATAAGGCAAATGATGACGCGCTGGTTTTCGTCACGTAAGATTGATGcaaattcaatgaaaacaactctAACTCGTGGAGTAGAGAAGCTTTTAGAG GGCCGTGTACCTTATGCTAAAACGCTGTGCGTGCAACAGATAGATATTCATCAATATCAGGTGTCAAGTGTCTCATCTACCGACATAGTGAATTTGACTGAGAGAAGTTGTTCATGTCGCAGATTTGACTTAGAAAAACTACCTTGTGTTCACGCAATTGCAGCAGCTGAAGCGACAAAGTTATCAACCATTTCATTGTGTCATCCATACTATCTTACAAACTATCTGTACAACGCTTACTCTGTGGCAGTAATGCCGAGAGATGCTGATACACCAGTCCCTGCTAATGTCGCAGGAAAAATTTGTTTGCCTCCCGAGGTTCGCCAACCACCAGGGAGACCCAAAAATTCAAGAATGAAGTCTTGGTTTGAGAAAGGTGAAAATAAGAAACGACCAAGAAAAGAGCACAAATGTTCGATTTGTAATCAAGTTGGTCACAATTGCAAAACATGTCCTGTTGGTTAG
- the LOC106443889 gene encoding phenylacetaldehyde reductase-like — translation MSSEEEKTVCVTGASGYIASWIVKLLLLRGYTVKASVRDPNDPRKTEHLLALEGAEERLQLFKANLLEEGSFDSAIDGCQGVFHTASPFYHDVKDPQAELLDPAVKGTINVLSTCLKTPSVKRVVLTSSIAAVAFNGMPRTPDTIVDETWFADPDYCRAAKLWYVLSKTLAENAAWKFAKENDMQLVSINAAMVIGPLLQPTLNTSAAAVLSLIKGAQTFPNATFGWVNVKDVANAHIQAFENPEANGRYCLVERVAHYSEVVNILHDLYPDFQLPEKCADEKIFIPTYKVSKEKAESLGVEFVPLEVSIKETVESLQDKGFIRF, via the exons ATGAGCAGCGAAGAAGAGAAGACGGTGTGTGTGACAGGAGCTTCAGGTTACATTGCTTCATGGATCGTCAAGCTTCTCCTTCTCCGCGGCTACACCGTTAAAGCCTCTGTTCGTGATCCAA ATGATCCGAGAAAAACAGAGCATTTGCTTGCGTTAGAAGGTGCAGAGGAAAGGCTTCAATTATTCAAAGCAAACTTGTTAGAAGAAGGCTCTTTCGATTCAGCAATCGATGGTTGCCAAGGAGTTTTCCACACCGCCTCACCGTTCTATCACGATGTCAAAGATCCTCAGGCTGAGTTACTTGATCCAGCGGTGAAAGGAACAATCAATGTTCTAAGCACTTGCTTGAAGACTCCCTCTGTTAAGAGAGTCGTCTTAACCTCATCTATAGCAGCTGTTGCTTTCAATGGCATGCCTCGAACACCCGATACCATAGTTGATGAAACTTGGTTCGCCGATCCTGATTATTGCAGAGCTGCCAAg ctaTGGTATGTACTCTCCAAGACATTAGCTGAAAACGCAGCGTGGAAGTTCGCGAAAGAGAACGATATGCAGTTAGTGTCGATAAACGCAGCAATGGTGATTGGTCCTCTGTTACAGCCAACGCTCAACACTAGTGCTGCTGCAGTACTAAGCTTGATCAAAG GAGCACAGACGTTTCCTAATGCGACATTCGGGTGGGTTAATGTTAAAGATGTAGCCAACGCTCATATCCAAGCGTTTGAGAATCCAGAAGCTAATGGAAGATACTGTTTAGTGGAGAGAGTTGCTCATTACTCTGAGGTTGTTAACATTTTGCATGATCTTTATCCTGATTTTCAACTCCCTGAGAA GTGTGCAGACGAAAAGATATTTATTCCAACCTACAAAGTGTCTAAAGAGAAAGCAGAGTCTCTTGGGGTTGAGTTTGTGCCATTGGAGGTTAGCATAAAGGAGACTGTTGAGAGTTTGCAAGACAAAGGGTTCATCAGATTCTGA